In the genome of Planctomycetota bacterium, the window CTCGTAGAAGTCGTCCTCGACGTTCAGGAACTCCAGGCCGCCCTGGGGGTTGGCGTAGTACAGCGAGAGGGGCCGCCCCGGGTCGCCGCCGTTGAAGATGTAAAGGGTGAAGCCCCAGCCGATCGAGACGAAGCCGCGGTTGCGATCCGACCAGTTGTTCACGCCATAGGGCTGGAACCAGAACTCGAGCGAGCCCTGATTGAGGTCGAGGAGGCCGGGGGCCGAGAGGGTGAGGCCGCCGACAACGCCCTGGTTCCGCACGCCCTCGGCGAATCGGGTCTTGGCGCCGCCCACCTTGAGCTCGGGAGGGCCGTACGTGGGGATGAGGGTCTCATCCAGCGGCAGGTAGACGGCCGGCTGGTGCCCGGTGAGGAACAGAGGTTCTGAGATCGGCACGGGCCAGGTCGCGGTGCGGCGCGTCCAGGCCGTGTTCTCGCGCTCCCAGAGGCGGAAGACGTTGCGGTGGATCCTCACCTCGTCGAGAAGCCCGACGAGACCGGCGGAGCCGGCGGCGTCGTTGCCGATGAAGAGGGGGCAGGGCTCCGCCTCCTCGTCGCCGTGGACAGCGAGCCCTTCGCCCCACTGGATGCCCACAGAGGCCACCTCGCGGCCATCCAGGTAGAGGCGGCGATAGACCGCCGAGATGCCCGCCACGTGAACCCACTTGCCCAGGGGCACGACGCCCGGCGGGCTGGAGGTCACAGTGCGGCGCCCATAGTAGAGGTTCGTGGTCTCCAGGTGCAGCGCACCTTGGGCATCCACGAAGAGGCCGAAGCCCTTCGTCCTGTCCACCTTCGGGTCGTAACGGGCATCGGTGTCCACGACGGCTGGCCTGTGGACGATGTAGGCCGTCCTGTCGGGATAGCGTTCGAGCTTGAGCCAGGCCTCGATGGCCACAGTGCCGCCGAGGTAGGGCTTCTTCGGCGCGACCTTCATGGCCCCCTTGCCCGAGAGCTTGAGCGCACCGCTGAAACGGCCTTCGGGTGCGGCGGCCGCGTCGCCGACAAGTTCGGCCTTGCCCGTCTCGCCGATGGCCTGGGAGGGATCGGGCGGGTCGAAGCGCAGCAGCAGATGCGTCTCGGCGTCGGCCTCATAGGGCCGCCAGAAGGCGGTCTGCGTGGCCAGGGCGGTGGCGGCCAGACTGGCCGCCAGGCAGCACGGGAGGGCGAGACGGCGCTGCGTCATGCCCGGCTCCTCCGTCGAGGGCCAAAGAAGCGAGGGAGCGAGGGCACACGAGGCCCCGGCTCCCTCTTGCCAAAGCGTGCCGAGAGGCGCCCGAGGGCGCGCTCACATGCGGGCAGACTTCAGGTAGCTGTCGCTATAGATGATGCGGTTCATGAGGACGTCGGCCGAGATGGCGGCGTCCATGATGTCGGTGTCGAGCACGTCAATGATGGCGGCATCGAGGCCGTAGGCCTGGAGCATGACGAGGCAGGTGCGGTTGATGAGGGGCCGCTGGCTGGTGCCCTGCGAGATGTTGGAGAGGCCGACGATGGTGCTGGGGGCGGGGTCGCACAGGACGGTCTTGATCTGGCGGATGACCTCGCAGATGTAGAGGGGCTGCTTCTGGTCCACGGTGACGGGGAGCACGATGGGGTCAATGAAGACCTTGGGCATCTCGAGCCCGTGTTCCATGGCCTTGGCGACGATAGTCATGGCGATTTCGACGCGCTTGTCAATGTTCTGCGGCACGCCCTCGACGTTGATGGTGAGGCACACGAGGGCGGCGTTGTGCTGGACGGCGAGGGGCATGTAGACGTCGAGCTTCTCGGGGTCGCCGCTGATGGAGTTGATCATGAGGGGCCGCCCGTCGGTGACTTCGAGGCCGGCCTGGATGACAGGGAGCTTCTGGCTGTCGAGGGCGATGGGGGTCTTGCAGGCCTGCTGCACGCAGTCCACGAGCCAGCGCATGGCGGCTTCCTGGTCGGCGGCAGCGGTGCCCACGTTGATGTCGAGGTAGCGCGCGCCCTGCTCGGTCTGACGCTGGGCGAGGTCGGCGATAACGGCCTTGTCCTTCTTCTGGATGGCCTTGCGAACGTCCTTGAACATGCCATTGATGCGTTCCGCAACCGCGATCATGCACGTGCTCCTTTCAGGGGTGGGACTTGTGCGACCCGTGGGACTCGTGGGACAGATGGGACCCACGGGTCGCACGGGTCCCACCGGTCCCACAGGGCTTGGGTATCACCCCTGCAAGCCCTTGAGCGCCTTCTTGACGGCGGCGACAGCCTTGGGGTGACGCATGCGGAGGATGTCGCATCCGGCCTGGGCCAACGCGATGGCGGTGGCGGCTTCCCACATGGGGCCGCGGAGGGCCTGGGCGCCCCACTCGGGGGCCTCGGCGTCGGGGATGCGGGCCTCCTTGGCGCGCCA includes:
- a CDS encoding dihydropteroate synthase is translated as MIAVAERINGMFKDVRKAIQKKDKAVIADLAQRQTEQGARYLDINVGTAAADQEAAMRWLVDCVQQACKTPIALDSQKLPVIQAGLEVTDGRPLMINSISGDPEKLDVYMPLAVQHNAALVCLTINVEGVPQNIDKRVEIAMTIVAKAMEHGLEMPKVFIDPIVLPVTVDQKQPLYICEVIRQIKTVLCDPAPSTIVGLSNISQGTSQRPLINRTCLVMLQAYGLDAAIIDVLDTDIMDAAISADVLMNRIIYSDSYLKSARM